GGCGCGCAAAGCATCTTTTGCTGGAATGCGATTGGCGCAGTACTTTTCAAGCACATTGGGCCTTGCCGGTTATCACATTATTTCTGGGATGGCTTATGGAATTGATGGTGCCGCCCACCAGAGTATCTTGGACCTAAATGCCGCCCCTAAAACGATTGCGGTTTGCGGCAATGGACTCGATCGAACATACCCGCCTGAGCACCGCGAGCTAGCGGCCCGCATTGCGATGAATGGTTTACTGCTGTCTGAATACCCCCCAGGAACAAGCCCAAAAGGCTTTCATTTTCCAAGGCGCAATCGAATCATTGCCGCCCTATCTTTAGGAGTCGTGGTCATAGAGGCTGCGCAAAAATCCGGCTCTCTCATAACCGCCTACCTAGCAAGCGCATTGGGGCGGGAAGTTTTCGTTTTGCCGGGGTCGATTTCATCGCCACTTTTTGAGGGTTCGCACCAACTAATTCAAGAGGGGGCGAAATTAGTAAGGCATGCTCAGGATGTGCTTGAAGAGTTACCAAACGCCTACCTCCATTAAAGCTTATTTAACTAAGTCATTGAATTTAATAGATTTTATTCCATTACGCTGATTCTGAGTTTGAGGCTCGTTTGACTTTATGCAAAGACCTGGGCTAATAATAAAAAAGGGGAAACTTAAAAACCGTTTAAATTAGTCTTCCTTTTGATCAACAAAAGAGTCCATAAAAAGACACGGCAACATATCTTAATTAGGCGTAGCGTGGCAACAAGTACAAAGTCGAGCAGCAAGAAAAATTTGGTCGCCGAACACCCAAAGGCGCTCATTATTGCCGAAAAACCGTCAGTGGCAAACGATATTGCTAAAGCCCTAGGTGGCTTTACCAAGCATGACGAATATTTTGAGAATGAGGCGTTTTTAATCTCATCGGCCGTTGGCCATCTTCTTGAAATTGCTGCTCCTGAAGAATATGAGGTCAAACGAGGAAAGTGGTCATTTGCCAATTTACCTGTCATACCACCGCATTTCGACTTGCGGCCCATCGCCAAAACAGAATCGCGTCTCAAGGTTTTACAAAAGCTCATTAAACGCAAAGACGTCAATCGCATCATTAATGCCTGCGATGCTGGTCGCGAAGGCGAGCTAATCTTTCGCTTGATTACACAGCACGCAAAAGCCCAACAAAAAATTGAGCGCCTATGGTTGCAATCGATGACGCCCGCGGCAATTCGGGAAGGTTTTAATAAACTGCGCTCGGACGATGAGTTAATTCCCCTTGCTGATGCAGCGCGCTGCCGATCCGAGGCAGATTGGTTGGTGGGTATTAATGGCACTCGGGCAATGACTGCGTTTAACAGCAAGAGCGGAGGATTTTTTCTAACAACGGTTGGGCGCGTTCAAACACCAACCTTATCCATTGTTGTCCAGCGTGAGGAACAAATTCGTAAATTTGTATCCAAGGACTAC
This genomic window from Polynucleobacter sp. MWH-UH24A contains:
- the dprA gene encoding DNA-processing protein DprA, whose amino-acid sequence is MHTPFSLTADFRIQVVTLDCPQYPKRLLDLSDPPQRLFYVGDIGLLAQPMLAIVGARKASFAGMRLAQYFSSTLGLAGYHIISGMAYGIDGAAHQSILDLNAAPKTIAVCGNGLDRTYPPEHRELAARIAMNGLLLSEYPPGTSPKGFHFPRRNRIIAALSLGVVVIEAAQKSGSLITAYLASALGREVFVLPGSISSPLFEGSHQLIQEGAKLVRHAQDVLEELPNAYLH